The Pseudomonas baetica genome includes a region encoding these proteins:
- the hda gene encoding DnaA regulatory inactivator Hda, with amino-acid sequence MKPIQLPLGVRLRDDATFINYYPGANAAALGYVERLCEADAGWTESLIYLWGKHGVGRTHLLQAACLRFEQMGEPAVYLPLAELMDRGIEILDNLEQYELVCLDDLQVIAGKADWEEAMFHLFNRLRDSGRRLLIAASTSPRELPVKLADLKSRLTLALIFQMRPLSDEDKLRALQLRASRRGLHLTDEVGHFILTRGTRSMSALFDLLEQLDQASLQAQRKLTIPFLKETLGW; translated from the coding sequence ATGAAACCGATTCAGCTGCCCCTAGGTGTGCGTCTGCGTGACGACGCCACCTTCATCAACTACTACCCAGGCGCCAATGCCGCTGCACTCGGCTATGTCGAGCGCCTATGCGAAGCCGACGCCGGCTGGACAGAAAGCCTGATCTACCTGTGGGGCAAACACGGTGTAGGGCGTACGCATCTGTTGCAGGCAGCTTGCCTGCGATTCGAGCAGATGGGCGAACCGGCGGTGTACCTGCCACTGGCCGAGTTGATGGATCGCGGTATTGAAATTCTCGATAACCTTGAACAGTACGAACTGGTTTGCCTGGATGACTTGCAGGTGATTGCCGGCAAGGCTGACTGGGAAGAGGCGATGTTTCATCTGTTCAACCGTCTGCGTGACAGCGGTCGGCGCCTGCTGATTGCTGCTTCTACTTCACCGCGTGAACTGCCGGTCAAACTGGCGGACTTGAAATCGCGCCTGACGCTGGCGCTGATCTTCCAGATGCGCCCACTCTCCGACGAAGACAAACTACGCGCCCTGCAATTGCGCGCATCGCGTCGTGGCCTGCATCTGACTGATGAGGTCGGGCATTTCATTTTGACCCGCGGGACCCGCAGCATGAGTGCCCTGTTTGATCTGCTGGAACAGCTCGATCAGGCTTCTCTGCAGGCTCAACGCAAGCTGACAATTCCCTTCCTCAAAGAAACGCTGGGCTGGTAA
- a CDS encoding C40 family peptidase — MLKRFAPLVPLALVTLLYGCAAHSPVQEQPQQVKNSATAQSSVIYQEELDTEKELSDFNKKPYELPVLADSILERGMSLIGTRYRFGGTSEAGFDCSGFIGYLFREEAGMNLPRSTREMINVDAPLVARSNLEPGDLLFFATNGRRGRVSHAGIYLGDNQFIHSSSRRSGGVRIDSLGDSYWSKTFIEAKRALAMAPTVVTARK; from the coding sequence ATGCTAAAGCGCTTCGCACCCCTCGTGCCTCTCGCACTCGTCACCCTGTTGTACGGTTGTGCTGCTCATTCTCCAGTCCAAGAGCAGCCTCAACAGGTCAAAAATTCTGCCACTGCCCAGTCTTCCGTTATTTACCAGGAAGAGCTGGACACCGAAAAAGAACTGTCGGACTTCAACAAGAAGCCGTACGAGCTTCCGGTGCTGGCCGACAGCATCCTCGAACGCGGCATGTCCCTGATCGGTACCCGTTACCGTTTCGGCGGTACCTCTGAAGCCGGTTTCGATTGCAGCGGTTTCATCGGCTATCTGTTCCGCGAAGAAGCCGGCATGAATCTGCCTCGCTCCACCCGCGAAATGATCAACGTGGATGCGCCACTGGTTGCACGCAGCAACCTCGAGCCTGGCGATCTGCTGTTCTTCGCCACCAATGGTCGTCGCGGTCGTGTCAGTCACGCCGGGATCTACCTGGGCGACAACCAGTTCATCCACTCCAGCAGTCGTCGCAGCGGCGGTGTTCGCATCGACAGCCTGGGTGACAGCTACTGGAGCAAGACCTTCATCGAAGCCAAGCGTGCACTCGCCATGGCGCCGACCGTGGTCACCGCTCGCAAGTAA
- a CDS encoding C40 family peptidase — protein MTMSARLALIFFAALLSACASRTPPPAPVVRAPVVFGPSQAFSPAAEDVLFRALGLVGTPYRWGGNTPDSGFDCSGLIGFVYRDAAGISLPRSTRELIVMQAPNVGKEGLQTGDLIFFATNGGSQVSHAGIYVGEGRFVHAPATGGTVKLDSLSKAYWQKAYLSAKRVLQPEHLAHNP, from the coding sequence ATGACCATGTCGGCCCGCCTCGCATTGATCTTCTTCGCAGCGCTGCTCAGCGCCTGTGCCAGTCGTACTCCGCCGCCTGCGCCAGTGGTTCGCGCGCCGGTGGTGTTCGGTCCATCCCAAGCCTTTTCTCCTGCTGCTGAAGACGTGCTGTTTCGTGCGCTCGGTCTGGTCGGCACGCCTTATCGCTGGGGCGGCAATACGCCGGATTCGGGATTTGATTGCAGTGGGCTGATCGGCTTTGTTTACCGTGATGCGGCGGGTATTTCTCTGCCGCGCTCCACGCGCGAGCTGATCGTCATGCAGGCGCCGAATGTCGGTAAGGAAGGCTTGCAGACCGGTGACCTGATCTTCTTCGCCACCAATGGTGGTTCGCAGGTCAGTCATGCGGGGATTTACGTCGGGGAGGGGCGCTTCGTGCATGCGCCGGCAACGGGCGGCACGGTGAAGCTGGACAGTCTGTCGAAGGCGTATTGGCAGAAGGCGTATCTGAGTGCGAAGCGGGTGTTGCAGCCTGAGCATCTGGCGCATAACCCATAG